Proteins from a single region of Massilibacterium senegalense:
- a CDS encoding IS3 family transposase (programmed frameshift), with translation MARGKRYDETFKIETVKYISENHKSVAQVAREMGVNENTVHNWIKKYGQQPEIKAVQTFSSAEAELKALQKEIRDLKEENEILKKGDALLREKPSVKYEFIHTNSSQFRVEKMCKVLGVSKSGYFKWLNRPKSDRQKQHEKLSQEILKTHLEFNQRYGSVKIAKMLNKRGVKGSERTVSRIMTKNDWKSCTVKKYKATTNSKHKHPVSENILDRQFKASKPNQLWVTDITYIPTNEGWLYLASVMDLYSRKIVGWAMDKTMTKELVISALTMAYKRQNPGKGVMHHSDRGVQYASKEYQNLLNKYQMIGSMSRKGNCYDNACMESFHGILKRELVYQTKFKTREEAKKSLFEYIEFFYNSKRIHSTLGYCTPNEFERMYRNFTA, from the exons ATAGCAAGAGGTAAACGATACGATGAGACATTTAAAATTGAAACAGTAAAGTACATCAGTGAAAATCATAAGTCTGTAGCTCAAGTGGCTAGAGAAATGGGGGTAAATGAAAATACTGTACACAACTGGATCAAAAAGTATGGTCAACAACCAGAGATTAAAGCAGTTCAAACTTTCTCTTCGGCAGAGGCTGAGTTAAAGGCTCTACAGAAGGAAATTCGTGATCTTAAGGAGGAGAATGAAATCCTAAAAAAGG GCGATGCACTACTTCGCGAAAAGCCCTCGGTAAAGTATGAATTCATTCATACAAATAGCTCCCAATTCCGAGTGGAGAAGATGTGCAAAGTCCTGGGAGTTTCCAAAAGTGGTTACTTCAAATGGTTAAATCGACCAAAAAGTGACCGACAGAAACAACATGAGAAATTATCACAAGAGATTTTAAAGACCCACCTAGAATTCAACCAGCGTTATGGGAGTGTAAAAATCGCTAAAATGCTGAATAAACGTGGTGTCAAAGGAAGCGAGCGAACCGTTTCACGTATTATGACAAAGAATGATTGGAAGTCTTGTACAGTCAAAAAATATAAGGCTACGACTAACTCAAAACATAAACATCCAGTAAGTGAAAATATCTTAGATCGACAATTTAAAGCTAGCAAACCAAATCAGCTTTGGGTAACGGATATCACGTATATTCCGACCAATGAGGGCTGGTTGTATTTGGCGAGCGTGATGGATTTATACTCACGTAAGATCGTTGGCTGGGCCATGGATAAGACGATGACAAAAGAATTGGTGATCTCTGCTTTAACGATGGCTTACAAGCGTCAGAATCCAGGGAAAGGTGTTATGCACCACTCCGATAGAGGTGTTCAATATGCCTCTAAGGAATATCAGAATCTATTAAATAAGTACCAGATGATCGGTAGCATGAGCCGAAAAGGAAACTGTTACGACAACGCTTGTATGGAATCCTTTCACGGTATTCTTAAACGTGAACTGGTTTATCAAACGAAATTTAAAACAAGAGAAGAAGCGAAGAAATCGTTGTTCGAATACATCGAGTTCTTCTACAACTCAAAGCGTATTCATTCAACGTTGGGGTATTGTACGCCGAATGAATTTGAGCGAATGTATAGAAATTTCACAGCTTGA
- a CDS encoding pirin family protein, protein MNITVYPRSMQGVGNFNDGQIIEYKPIAFPRETTAIPRLGPLFYWAWAETKITSKIPLHPHRAFEILSYGLKGKVEHYDTAGHQTFMQEGDAQLIKAGSGISHSETLFAPHTEMFQIWFEPNLSETITHHPFYAQYNNEDFPVKQEDESTIKTIIGEHSSIELETDVQMYDITTTNSFDYVYKENRQLAIMVIEGNGVINGNDVRATDFVVITELNEKIHFTTNDALRVVVIDVPIETDYPLYHKVYEANP, encoded by the coding sequence ATGAACATTACCGTTTATCCACGTTCCATGCAAGGTGTTGGGAATTTTAACGACGGACAAATTATCGAATATAAACCAATTGCTTTTCCACGAGAAACAACAGCTATCCCACGACTTGGGCCTTTATTTTACTGGGCTTGGGCCGAAACGAAAATAACGTCTAAAATACCGCTCCATCCACACCGTGCATTTGAAATTTTATCGTATGGGTTGAAAGGGAAAGTAGAACATTATGACACCGCAGGGCATCAAACATTTATGCAAGAAGGCGATGCCCAACTAATCAAAGCGGGTTCTGGTATTTCACATAGTGAAACACTCTTTGCACCACATACAGAAATGTTTCAAATTTGGTTTGAACCGAATCTTTCTGAAACCATTACTCATCACCCATTTTATGCACAGTATAATAACGAAGACTTTCCTGTTAAACAAGAGGACGAATCAACGATTAAAACAATTATCGGGGAACATAGTTCGATTGAATTAGAAACAGATGTTCAAATGTATGATATTACGACAACTAATAGTTTTGACTATGTGTATAAAGAAAACCGTCAATTAGCGATAATGGTCATTGAAGGTAACGGGGTCATTAATGGAAATGACGTACGTGCTACTGATTTTGTCGTGATTACAGAACTAAATGAAAAAATACACTTTACAACAAATGATGCATTACGCGTTGTTGTGATTGACGTGCCAATCGAAACAGATTATCCTTTGTATCATAAAGTATATGAAGCCAATCCGTAA
- a CDS encoding ABC-F family ATP-binding cassette domain-containing protein, producing MSILTVSHLSHGFGDRTIFTDVSFRLLKGEHIGLIGANGEGKSTFMNIITRKLQPDEGKIEWSKKVRVGYLDQHSVLEKGMMIRDVLKGAFQYLFDLEQEMNEMYEKMGEATPEQLEEMLADVGTIQDLLTNNDFYTIDAKVEETARGLGLDDIGLERDVHDLSGGQRTKVLLAKLLLEKPDILLLDEPTNYLDEQHIEWLKRYLQEYENAFILISHDIPFLNSVINLIYHMENGELNRYVGDYDDFLRVYEMKKQQLESAYKRQQQEIAELKDFVARNKARVSTRNMAMSRQKKLDKMDVIELAKEKPKPVFNFKGARTSGKLIFETKDLVIGYDEPLSKPLQLRMERGQKVALVGANGIGKTTLLRSILGEIKPLSGFVERGEHLHIGYFEQEIKTENNNTCIEEIWNEFPSLSQYEVRAALAKCGLTTKHIESKVSVLSGGEKAKVRFCKLINNETNVLVLDEPTNHLDVDAKDELKRALKEYKGSILFISHEPDFYQDIATDIWNVESWTTKIF from the coding sequence ATGAGTATTTTAACTGTCAGTCATTTAAGTCATGGCTTTGGCGATCGAACAATTTTTACAGATGTTTCTTTTCGTTTATTAAAAGGGGAACATATCGGTTTAATCGGCGCAAACGGCGAAGGTAAATCTACCTTTATGAATATTATTACGAGAAAATTACAACCTGATGAAGGAAAAATTGAATGGTCTAAAAAAGTTCGTGTTGGATATTTAGATCAACATTCCGTTTTAGAAAAAGGCATGATGATTCGGGATGTTTTAAAAGGTGCATTTCAATATTTATTTGATTTAGAACAAGAAATGAATGAAATGTATGAAAAAATGGGGGAAGCAACACCGGAACAATTAGAAGAAATGTTAGCCGATGTCGGAACGATTCAAGATTTATTAACGAATAATGATTTTTATACGATTGATGCAAAAGTGGAAGAAACTGCTCGTGGTTTGGGACTTGATGATATCGGTTTAGAACGGGACGTCCATGATTTAAGCGGTGGACAACGTACGAAAGTATTGCTAGCAAAATTGCTCCTTGAAAAACCAGATATTTTATTACTAGATGAACCGACCAACTATTTAGACGAGCAACATATCGAATGGTTAAAACGTTATTTACAAGAATACGAAAATGCCTTTATTTTAATCTCTCACGATATTCCGTTTTTAAACAGTGTCATTAATTTAATTTATCATATGGAAAATGGCGAATTAAATCGTTATGTAGGGGATTACGATGACTTTTTACGCGTGTATGAAATGAAAAAACAACAATTAGAGTCCGCCTACAAACGCCAACAACAAGAAATTGCCGAATTAAAAGATTTTGTTGCTCGTAACAAAGCGCGTGTCTCGACACGAAACATGGCAATGAGTAGACAAAAGAAACTTGATAAAATGGACGTAATTGAGCTAGCAAAAGAAAAGCCAAAACCAGTGTTTAACTTTAAAGGAGCTCGTACATCTGGAAAACTCATTTTTGAAACAAAAGATCTTGTCATTGGATATGATGAACCGTTATCCAAACCATTACAATTACGAATGGAACGTGGACAAAAAGTAGCGCTTGTTGGCGCTAACGGAATTGGAAAAACAACATTGCTACGAAGTATTTTAGGGGAAATTAAACCACTTAGCGGATTCGTCGAACGCGGCGAACATTTACACATCGGTTATTTTGAACAAGAAATAAAAACGGAAAATAACAACACGTGTATCGAAGAAATTTGGAATGAGTTCCCTAGTTTATCCCAATATGAAGTTCGCGCTGCCCTTGCAAAATGTGGATTAACAACGAAACATATCGAAAGCAAAGTATCTGTTTTGAGCGGTGGCGAAAAAGCAAAAGTCCGTTTTTGTAAACTAATCAACAACGAAACAAACGTACTCGTACTGGACGAACCAACCAACCACTTAGACGTAGATGCGAAAGATGAGTTAAAACGTGCGTTAAAGGAATATAAAGGAAGTATTTTATTTATTAGCCACGAACCAGATTTTTATCAAGACATTGCAACAGATATTTGGAATGTGGAGTCATGGACAACAAAAATATTTTAA
- a CDS encoding MFS transporter: MKKSILFTLMLSTFVVGTVELIIAGILELIGRDLDVSLSSVGQLITVYALVAAIGGPILLTFTAKIEQKRLLLVSLTIFIFGNFIAAFSSSYAVLMLSRIIVALSAAVFEIVALTITARLVPEKSRGKMLGFVYSGFSAANVFGVPIGTMLGIRFGWRATFIAIVLLSIVCFISILLTLPKLSPQEQVPMKERISVLKNPFVVKILLLGMLLLSGHYVVYAYISPLLTTSGYTASTVSLFLFIFGIAGTIGTSVGGILTDRIGVQKTLAMMVILFIVSLFSLPFVLHSFTWIIFVSFIWSLTIWGTSSPIQYYLIKAAPQSADLALSLNMSALNIGIALGSLVGGAVLLQLPVTTEPWIGGLFGIVGLLLLLLLHKRDEQKR, from the coding sequence ATGAAAAAAAGTATTTTATTTACGCTTATGTTAAGTACATTTGTCGTAGGAACAGTAGAGTTAATTATTGCGGGAATATTAGAACTTATCGGCCGCGACTTGGATGTATCGTTATCGTCCGTTGGGCAATTAATTACTGTTTATGCGCTTGTCGCCGCAATCGGTGGTCCTATTTTATTAACGTTTACTGCAAAAATAGAGCAAAAACGATTGTTACTTGTTTCTCTCACTATTTTTATTTTTGGTAACTTCATTGCAGCGTTTAGTTCTTCCTACGCAGTATTAATGCTTTCGCGAATCATCGTGGCATTAAGTGCTGCAGTATTCGAAATTGTCGCGTTAACGATTACTGCTCGTTTAGTACCGGAGAAATCGCGCGGGAAAATGTTAGGTTTTGTGTATTCTGGATTTAGTGCAGCGAATGTGTTTGGGGTGCCAATTGGGACAATGCTTGGAATTCGTTTTGGATGGCGAGCGACGTTTATCGCGATTGTCCTGTTAAGTATCGTTTGTTTTATTAGTATTTTACTTACCTTACCGAAACTTTCTCCTCAAGAACAAGTACCGATGAAAGAACGAATTAGCGTATTAAAAAATCCATTCGTTGTGAAGATTTTGTTACTTGGAATGTTATTGTTATCTGGTCATTATGTCGTATATGCGTACATTAGCCCTTTATTAACGACATCAGGATATACAGCAAGTACAGTAAGTTTATTTTTATTTATTTTTGGAATTGCAGGAACGATTGGAACGAGTGTAGGAGGTATTTTAACGGATCGAATTGGCGTTCAAAAAACGTTAGCCATGATGGTAATCTTGTTTATCGTATCTTTATTTAGTTTACCGTTTGTCCTTCATTCTTTTACATGGATTATCTTTGTTTCGTTCATTTGGAGTTTAACTATTTGGGGAACATCTTCTCCGATTCAATATTACTTAATTAAAGCTGCACCACAATCTGCAGATTTAGCCCTAAGTTTAAACATGTCAGCTTTAAATATTGGGATTGCACTTGGTTCACTTGTTGGTGGAGCGGTTTTATTACAATTACCGGTTACGACTGAACCGTGGATTGGTGGTTTGTTTGGAATCGTAGGATTGTTGTTGCTACTGTTATTACATAAAAGAGATGAGCAAAAAAGATAG
- the mobV gene encoding MobV family relaxase gives MDFNEKIKDRLEKDYKGKRKIRQDAIRHVDGIITSNDKFFENMSDSEIKVFFEHSLEFIKKEYGEENLLYATIHLDEKTPHMHFGLVPLTKDGRLSAKEVLGNKRKLSALQDKYNAFVNEKGYDMDRGETTIDTERKHKEMNVYKQETEYHKKELEEIQMKFNVELEKWDKIQRLFIQEEKQSIQPIVIAKEESPIPKIELKELPLTPLHTVEPEQVEKL, from the coding sequence ATAGATTTTAACGAAAAAATAAAAGATCGATTAGAAAAAGACTACAAAGGAAAACGAAAAATACGACAAGATGCCATTCGCCATGTGGACGGGATCATTACCAGTAATGATAAATTCTTTGAAAATATGAGCGATAGCGAAATAAAAGTATTTTTTGAACATTCGCTTGAATTTATAAAAAAAGAGTATGGAGAGGAAAATTTGTTATATGCAACGATTCATTTGGATGAGAAAACACCACATATGCATTTTGGTCTTGTTCCTCTTACGAAAGATGGACGTTTGAGTGCAAAAGAGGTCCTTGGTAACAAAAGGAAATTAAGTGCCTTGCAAGACAAATACAATGCTTTTGTAAATGAAAAAGGATATGACATGGATCGTGGGGAAACTACCATTGATACAGAACGAAAACACAAAGAAATGAACGTTTATAAACAAGAAACAGAATATCATAAAAAGGAATTAGAAGAAATCCAAATGAAATTCAACGTGGAGCTTGAAAAATGGGATAAAATACAACGTTTATTTATCCAGGAAGAAAAACAATCGATTCAGCCAATTGTGATAGCAAAAGAGGAATCACCCATTCCAAAAATAGAATTAAAAGAACTACCACTTACTCCTTTACATACAGTTGAACCGGAACAAGTGGAAAAATTATAG